The following coding sequences lie in one Cydia pomonella isolate Wapato2018A unplaced genomic scaffold, ilCydPomo1 PGA_scaffold_161, whole genome shotgun sequence genomic window:
- the LOC133533387 gene encoding glycerophosphocholine phosphodiesterase GPCPD1-like: MQSWFFAQDRKKPKFRIPPKSPAKLPPSPPKMYTEEWKFSVSVPYANVSARDTVVITGNIPQLGEWDYLKAVPLEKEPGRDVWCNTITIPNTCDIYYRYAVCTFDDHNKEAVIVRSWETNVRPRVIKENTREPSLDVYGHYDGKARICRGWLTCQTLLQFKFVKNPLKLKTRLAGRLMNIKVTPVNLSFGTEGQIEDSLSTDTAEVPTGVSVEVATLDNDASLCQLHPQEQFGKEYRPNDILIFNITAQKLDSVAYLVDFYCYSTRASCQEPPCHVGYTYILPNMFKPSEGILELPVTCSIKHRPLGTVNIQYLTINPMSDSKLNSFEVSYAKHWDPAWTGLEVGHRGLGASFKKKEGNSIRENTIASLKQAAASGADMLEFDVQLSKDMIPVIYHDFYVCISMKRKKEVDFTEMLELPVKDLTLEQLQKLKVYHLVEGRSHEALFFDEDLEEHQPFPTLELALNTIDSHVGFNVELKWTMELEDGTFELNNPFDMNIYVDKVLEIVLKHAGSRNIVFSCFNPDICTMVRNKQNKYPVMFLTIGVTSRYKPYRDPRCLSIPAAVQNAISSDILGIVVHTEDLLRDPTQVKFATDAGLVIFCWGDDNNDKTTIKKLKDLGLHAVIYDKLDQYITKEVKESIFLMEARESQRDVIRLAALESPASASASCASVEVPRDAARPYLDLAARFAAAPSTVTSLESLASTDDEDRNLKRNRDIIACIDKESQVKEQRHNFQGLFPAGDNKSASIKKSRKSDAE; encoded by the exons ATGCAGAGCTGGTTCTTTGCCCAGGACCGGAAAAAACCGAAATTTAGAATTCCTCCGAAATCGCCCGCCAAGCTACCACCGTCACCACCCAAAATGTATACCGAAGAGTGGAAATTTAGTGTATCCGTTCCATATGCTAATGTTAGTGCTCGAGATACCGTAGTTATTACGGGGAATATACCTCAGCTGGGAGAATGGGATTATTTGAAAGCAGTTCCACTTGAAAAGGAACCAGGTAGAGATGTGTGGTGTAACACTATAACTATCCCAAATACATGCGACATTTACTATCGCTATGCCGTGTGTACCTTCGATGACCATAACAAAGAAGCAGTCATTGTGCGATCCTGGGAGACCAATGTTCGTCCTAGAGTAATCAAGGAAAACACGCGTGAGCCATCACTAGATGTCTATGGGCACTATGATGGTAAGGCCAGGATCTGTAGGGGATGGCTCACATGCCAAACATTActgcaatttaaatttgttaagaatCCATTAAAGCTTAAGACTCGTTTAGCAGGGAGActcatgaatataaaagtaactcCAGTCAACTTAAGTTTTGGAACTGAAGGTCAGATTGAAGATTCACTAAGCACTGATACTGCTGAGGTCCCCACCGGAGTTTCTGTAGAGGTGGCTACATTAGATAATGATGCTTCTCTTTGTCAACTGCACCCCCAGGAACAATTTGGAAAAGAGTACAGACCTAATGATATTCTTATTTTCAATATAACGGCACAGAAGCTAGATAGTGTGGCTTATTTAGTCGATTTTTATTGCTATAGTACAAGAGCTTCCTGTCAGGAACCGCCATGTCATGTTGGTTACACTTACATACTGCCTAACATGTTTAAACCCTCGGAAGGAATTTTAGAATTGCCAGTCACATGCAGCATCAAGCACAGACCTCTTGGGACAGTGAACATTCAGTATTTAACTATAAATCCCATGTCAGACTCTAAGCTTAACTCTTTTGAGGTTTCATATGCAAAGCATTGGGATCCTGCATGGACTGGGTTGGAAGTAGGGCATCGGGGACTGGGAGCTAGCTTCAAAAAGAAAGA AGGAAATTCTATTCGTGAAAATACCATAGCTTCTCTTAAACAGGCAGCTGCAAGTGGTGCAGACATGCTTGAGTTTGATGTTCAGCTAAGTAAAGATATGATACCAGTTATATATCATgacttttatgtatgtatttctatgaaaaGAAAGAAGGAAGTTGACTTCACAGAAATGCTAGAATTGCCTGTGAAGGACTTGACTTTGGAACAGCTTCAGAAACTTAAG GTATACCACTTAGTTGAGGGACGAAGCCATGAAGCCCTCTTTTTTGATGAAGATTTAGAAGAACACCAGCCATTTCCAACTTTGGAATTGGCATTAAACACTATAGATAGCCATGTTGGGTTCAATGTTGAGCTTAAATGGACCATGGAATTGGAGGATGGCACATTTGAGCTGAATAACCCATTTGATATGAATATTTACGTTGATAAG GTACTGGAAATTGTTCTGAAGCATGCAGGATCGAGAAACATCGTGTTTTCCTGTTTCAATCCTGATATCTGCACAATGGTCAGAAACAAGCAAAACAAATATCCTGTCATGTTTCTAACTATC GGTGTAACAAGTAGATACAAGCCATACAGAGACCCCAGGTGCCTATCAATTCCGGCTGCGGTACAAAACGCTATTAGCTCAGACATTTTGGGCATAGTTGTGCACACAGAAGACCTGCTCAGAGATCCTACccag gTCAAGTTTGCGACGGACGCCGGATTGGTGATATTCTGTTGGGGCGACGACAATAATGACAAAACTACCATCAAGAAACTTAAAGATCTCGGTCTTCATGCTGTCATATACGACAAACTTGACCAGTACATCACCAAAGAAGTTAAG GAAAGCATATTCCTGATGGAAGCGCGCGAATCCCAGCGCGATGTCATTCGCCTGGCCGCGCTCGAGTCGCCCGCGTCCGCGTCCGCGAGCTGCGCCTCCGTGGAGGTCCCGCGCGACGCCGCGCGGCCCTACCTCGACCTAGCCGCTCGCTTCGCCGCAGCGCCCTCCACCGTAACCTCCCTAGAGTCCCTCGCGTCCACCGACGACGAGGATAGAAACTTGAAGAGAAACCGGGACATTATCGCTTGCATTGACAAAGAATCCCAAGTAAAGGAGCAGCGCCACAACTTCCAAGGCCTGTTTCCGGCCGGCGACAATAAGTCCGCTAGTATCAAAAAGTCGCGAAAGAGTGATGCTGAATGA